The genomic DNA taaagaagttttatgatatttatttattaaaaagttatgtattatgtttgtttttatttaccgAGTTGACGGCTCACACCTCGTCTCCTTTATTTTGTAGAATAAGTTTTCTAGATTAGCTAGGAGGGGTGGAATAAAATGAACTCAAGCTGAGTTGGGAGATTGAAGAGTTTTGATGtctagattttattgtttatgaatattgtaattgtggattatttataagatgtgattatgtttaattattttctttttggggattattttggcaaaaataagaatatattatgctatagaattattttttttttagaatgaagtcatggattaaattagttttgtattttcaagtgAGGTTAGAATCTGGGGTGTTACAATTGTGGTATCAGAGCTCAAGGATAGGATTCTGTAGACTTTTAAGAAAAGATACATTAGATTTTAATTAGTATCGTAGAAgttcctcttttctttttttttctaatctttaGACTATCATGGTATAATGCTTTATAGGAGAGAGATATGGTACGCATTGATAGAGATAGAAACCCAAGGGCAAATGCATCAACCTCTGGGCTAAGAAATGATGATAGAGAACTAACCTTACGTGAGATTGCTGAGGAAGGTAACCCTATGATACGCATGATGGCTAGGATTGTGGAACAGCAAAATATGTTGATCACATAATTGACACATCGTGGAGGTACTCCAAGGACTGAGGAGCAAGAACGTCCTACCAATGAGGGACCTATCTTTGTGTTGGAGAGATTTAAAAAGCTTGGACCTCCATCTTTTCAAGGGACAACGGATCCTTTGAAGGCTGAGTCATGGCTGAAGCAAATTGAAAAGATTTTCACAGTTATTGGGTGCACAGATGATCAAAGGGTTGTGCTTGCCTCCTTTATGCTTCAAGGTGAGACGAATCATTGGTGGGAGGCGACCTCTCGCCTTATGAGGGCTCATTTAGGAAATAGACCCATCTCTTGGAGCATGTTTCAGGAGGCCTTTAATGAGAAATATTTCCCTGATCGAGTTCGTTTCAAGATGGAGGCTGATTTTCTAAGTTTAATACAAGCGAATAAATCAGTGGCTGAATATGAAGAGCAATTCACAGCTTTGTCGCGTTTTGTTCCTAAATTAATTGATGAAGAGGGTAGTAAGTGTCGAAGATTCTTTGAAGGATTGCGTCCATCCATTAAGGCTCAATTATCAATTCTTAAGTTGACAACATATTCGGATATTGTTGATCGAGCTATGATAGCAGAAAGATATTTGAGGGAGTCCTAAACTGGTAGAGACACTtggaacaaaaataataaacagtATGAATCTCAAATTGGAGGATCAAACCAGCAGGGTGATGAGCTAGTAAGACATTCCAATAATGGGTCTTCGCATAAAAACATTCCCTTCTGTCAGTATTGCGGTAATTCACATATTGGAGAATATTTGAAGAGAAAAGGTGCTTGTTTTGGGTGTGGTGAAGTTGGACATAGAATCAGAGACTGTCCAAAGAAAAGAGGTACTATTATGGGAGCTTCCAGTGATGAAACAGAAAGGAAGAAGCTAAGGACCTAAGGACGTGTTTTTGCCCTAACCAAGCAAGATGATGAAGCTCCTAATAAAGTGGTTtcaggtaatttatctttatttaataaagaagCTACAGTACATTTTGATCCAGGTGCCACCCACTCTGCTATCCCTCCTGTTTTGCTGGTTATATTAATAAGCCCCTTGAACCATTGGACAATTATTTATTAGTTGCTGCTATTTTACGTGGTGACATGCTAATTGATATGGTTTGTAAATCTTGCATGGTTAGTTTTGGGTG from Mangifera indica cultivar Alphonso chromosome 16, CATAS_Mindica_2.1, whole genome shotgun sequence includes the following:
- the LOC123198946 gene encoding uncharacterized protein LOC123198946, yielding MVRIDRDRNPRANASTSGLRNDDRELTLREIAEEGTPRTEEQERPTNEGPIFVLERFKKLGPPSFQGTTDPLKAESWLKQIEKIFTVIGCTDDQRVVLASFMLQGETNHWWEATSRLMRAHLGNRPISWSMFQEAFNEKYFPDRVRFKMEADFLSLIQANKSVAEYEEQFTALSRFVPKLIDEEGSKCRRFFEGLRPSIKAQLSILKLTTYSDIVDRAMIAERYLRES